The Pseudarthrobacter defluvii DNA window TACCCTGACGGCTGCCTGTGGAAGCCCAGTGACGGCGTCGAACGCGTTGTCCACCAGGTTGCCCACCACCGTGGTGAGGTCGCGGGACAACCCGTCATCGACCTTCTCCAGCACCGAGTCCGGGTCCAACTGCAGGGCCGCACCACGCTCGGTGGCAAGGCTGGACTTGGCGATCAGCAGGGCCGCGAGCGCCGGGTCCTTGATCCGGCCGGTCACCTCATCATTGAGCCGGGTACGGTCCACGGTGGCACCGTTGACGAACTGGACCACGGAATCGTACTCGCCGATCTGGATCAGGCCGGAGATCACGTGCAGCTGGTTGGCGAACTCATGCGCCTGTGCACGGAGGGTGTCCGTGGCGGTGCGGGTGGTTCCCAGCTCGTGTTCCAGCTCGGAGAGCTCCGTGCGGTCACGAAGGGTGGTGACGGAGCCGATCACCCGGCCGCGGGACTCGAACGGCACCCGGTTCATCACCACCAGCCGGTCACCCACCAGCACCAGCCGGTCCGGTCCGGGCTGCTCGCGGGTGAGGACTTCCTTCAGGGCAGGTTCGACGGCGAGGGCAGCCACGCGCTTGCCCACACAGTCGGGCGGGAGGCCGAGCAGGGCGCGGGCGCTGTGGTTGGCCACCGTGATCCGCTCGTGCAGGTCCAGCGCCACGACGCCCTCTTTAAGACCGTGCACCATGGCCTCGCGGTTTTCCACCAGGCTGGTGATTTCCCTTGGCTCCATGCCCAGGGTCTGCCGCTTGACCCGCCGCGAGAGCAGCAACGAGCCGGCGATGCCCAGGACACTCGCCACCCCCAGGTAGGTCAGGAGGTTGGGCACGGCGTCGCCCAGCCGTTCGAGCACCGTTGGATAGTTGCGGCTGATGGAGGCGATCCCGATCATGCGCCCGGTGTCATCCAGGACGGGGACGTGAGCCGACAGGAGCGGGGCAGGGGTCCCGCCCACCACTCCCGTCCAGGCGCGGCCTTCCATCACCCTGCTGGCGCCGAGCTCCAGCGGTTCACCCAGCAGGCTGGGATCCGAGGACGCCACCACGGTCCGGTCGATTTTTGCCAGTGCCACGCGGGATGAACCCGAGACGATGCGGACGGACTCCGCCACCGCAGGCAATACTGCCCCGCCGCGCGGGTCTGTCTCCGGAAGGAGCTCACGCACTACGGGATTGCCGCCAAGGGCTTCCGCGGCCGACAGGGCCCGCCGGCCCTCGATCCGTTCGAACGCGGCAGCGGACTGGGCAACCGAGATGGCCACGACGCCCACCAGGACCGCCAGGACAATGAGCAACTGCAGCAGAAGGTACTGCCCCGCAAGGGACATTCCTCGTCGTCGAGTCACAATGGTCTTCCTGGTGGTGCGGTACGGGAGGTTCTCCGGCGCGGCCTGCCGGCGGGCGGAGTGCGCGCAGAAGCACGGGCGCAGGGCCTGGGGTGATACGGGGAACTATATCCCAAAGCCCACGGCAGGGCCGCTGTGGGGATCCGGAAACGTGAACGCAATGAACATAACTTTCTCTGCGTACACAAGAGTGATCACGGTCACGGCCGCCCCTAGCATCGAAACCACAAGGCATCGGTCTGCAAATGAACCGATGCTGATCAGATTTGTCTTGAGAGAAGAGGAACAACATGCGCCAGATCCGCGCATTGCGAGTTGCCGCCGTTGCTGCCGGCATCGCCCTGATGGCCACCGGTTGCGGGGCCACCGGCAAGAGCTCCACCGGTTCGGAAAGCTCCGGCGCCGCCGCCGGACCCATCACCGGTCTGCAGATCATGGTCCCCAACACGCCCGGCGGCGGCTATGACACCACCGCACGTGCCGCCGCAAAGGTCCTCGACGACGAGAAGATCTCCACCAACACCGAGGTCTTCAACCTGGCCGGCGCAGGCGGCACCGTGGGCCTGGCCCGGATCGTCAACGAAAAAGGCAACGGCGACCTAGCCATGCTGATGGGCCTGGGCGTGGTGGGTGCCAGCTACACCAACAAGTCCGAGTCCAAGCTGACGGACACCACCCCGCTGGCCCGCCTCATCGAAGAACCCGGCGCCATCATGGTCAGCAAGGATTCGCCCTACAAGACCATCGATGACCTGGTGAAGGCCTGGAAGGCCGATCCCGGCTCCATCTCCGTCGGCGGCGGCTCCTCCCCCGGCGGCCCGGACCACCTGCTGCCCATGCAGCTGGCAGGCGCTGTGGGCATCGACGCCACCAAGGTCAACTTCGTCTCCTACGACGGCGGCGGCGACCTCCTGCCCGCAATCCTTGGCAACAAGCTCGGCTTCGCCGCCTCCGGCGCCGGCGAGTACCTGAAGCAGATCGAATCCGGCGAGGTCCGCGTCCTGGCCACCAGCGGTGAAAAGCGCCTTGACGGTGTGGACGCACCCACGCTCAAGGAATCCAACATCGACCTGGTGTTCACCAACTGGCGCGGCGTCGTGGCCCCTCCGGGGATCAGCGACAAGGACAAGGCGGCACTGATCGCAGCCCTGGAGAAGATGCACGGCACTGAGGGCTGGAAGGAAGCGCTGAAGACCCACAGCTGGACCGATGCCTTCATCACAGGCGACCAGTTCAAGACCTTCCTCACCGAGCAGGACAAGCGGGTGGCGGACGTCCTCACCAAGCTTGGGTTGGCGTGACATCCCTGACCACAGGTCTCAAAGGCCGCTCCGAGCTGGGAGTCGCACTCCTGCTCGGGGCGGCCGGCGTCCTGGTCTTCCTTGACGCCAACGGCCTGGTAACCCCGTATTCGAAGTCTGATCCGGTTGGGCCCAAGACCGTCCCGTTCATCGTGGCCGGAATGCTGGTGGTCTGCGCCGTCCTGCTGGCCATCAACGTCCTGCGCGGGGGCAAGGGTGAGGCCGAGGGCGGCGAGGACGTCGACCTGGCGCACCCCGCCGACTGGAAGACCGTCCTGCCGCTGGCGGGTGCCTTCATCCTGAACATCCTGCTCATCGACTGGGCTGGCTGGGTGATCTCCGGAACGGTCCTGTTCTGGGGCAGCGTCCTGGCCCTGGGCAGCCGCCACTTTGTCCGGGATGGATTGATCTCCGTGGCCCTGTCCCTGTTGACCTTCTACGGCTTCTACCTCGGCCTGGGCATCGCACTGCCGGCCGGCCTCCTGGAAGGAATCCTCTAAATGGACGTCTGGTCCTCCCTGATGGACGGTTTCGCCACCGCCCTCACCCCCATGAATTTCCTGTACGCCGTGATCGGCGTCATCCTGGGCACCGCCGTCGGCGTCCTCCCCGGCCTGGGCCCGGCCATGACCGTCGCCCTGCTGCTTCCCGTCACATACGCGCTGGAACCCACCAGCGCCTTCATCATGTTCGCCGGCATCTACTACGGCGGAATGTACGGCGGCTCCACCACCTCGATCCTGCTCAACACCCCCGGTGAATCGTCCTCAGTGGTCACCGCCATCGAAGGCAACAAGATGGCCAAGGCGGGCCGGGCGGCGCAGGCGCTTGCGACGGCGGCAATCGGCTCGTTCGTTGCCGGCACCATTGGCACGGCGCTGCTGGCCGTCTGCGCACCGATCGTGGTGAAGTTTGCCGTCAGCCTGGGCGCACCCAGCTACTTCGCCATCATGGTGCTGGCACTGCTGGCCGTCACGGCCGTGCTCGGCTCGTCGCGGCTGCGCGGTTTCGCCTCCCTGGGCCTCGGCCTGGCCATCGGCCTGGTGGGGATGGATTCCGTCACCGGTCAGCGCCGCCTGACGTTCGGCCAGCCGCTCCTGGCGGACGGCCTGGACATCGTGGTGGTGGCCGTTGCCATCTTCGCCGTGGGCGAGGCACTCTGGGTGGCGGCACACCTGCGCCGCACTCCCCTGCACGCCATCCCGGTGGGCCAGCCCTGGATGGGCAAGTCCGACTGGAAGCGCTCCTGGAAGCCGTGGCTGCGCGGTACCGCCTTCGGCTTCCCGTTCGGTGCCCTGCCGGCCGGTGGCGCCGAGATCCCCACGTTCCTGTCCTACGTGACGGAAAAACGCCTCAGCAAGCACCCGGAAGAGTTCGGCAAGGGTGCCATCGAGGGCGTGGCCGGACCGGAAGCAGCCAACAACGCTGCGGCCGCCGGTACCCTGACCCCCATGCTGGCGCTGGGCCTGCCCACGAATGCCACCGCAGCCGTTATGCTCGCCGCTTTCACCAGCTACGGGATCCAGCCGGGTCCACAGCTCTTCGAAAGCCAGGGGCCCTTGGTGTGGGCCCTGATCGCCAGCTTGTTCATCGGCAACCTGCTGCTCCTGATCATCAACCTGCCGCTGGCACCGCTGTGGGCCAAGCTGCTGCAGCTGCCCCGCCCGTACCTGTACGCCGGCATCCTGTTCTTCGCCACCCTGGGCGCCTACTCGGTGAACCTGCAGGCGTTCGACCTGGTGATCCTGCTGATCCTGGGCGCACTCGGGTTCATGATGCGGCGCTTCGGGCTTCCCGTGCTGCCGCTGATCCTCGGCGTGATCCTGGGCCCGCGGATTGAAGGGCAGCTCCGCAAGACCCTGCAGCTGAGCGCGGGCGATCCGGCAGGGCTCCTGGGTGAGCCGATCGCCGTCGGCATCTATGTCATCATTGCCCTCATCCTTGTCTGGCCCTTTGCCTACAAGCTGATCCGCCGCAACCGGCCGGAGCGCCGGCCGCTGCTTCCCGCCAACTCTGGTGCAGCCGATTACAGTGACTAAGCAGCCGCACCAATGCCATCTACCCACTCTCAGCAGAACCAGGAGCAACCATGACCGTCGTTGTGGGATACGTCCCCACCCCTGAAGGCGAAGCTGCCTTGACGCAGGCCATCACCGAGGCCCGGAAGAACAACAGCACGCTGGTGCTGATCAACTCCTCCAAGGGCGAGGCAACGGTGGACAACCGCTTCGCCCCCGAAGGCGAGATCCAGGACATTGAGCAGCGGCTGGCCACCCAGGGCATCCAGTACCTGATCAAGCGGCCTGTGCGCGGTCACGATGCCGCGGCCGAGGTGCTGGACGCCGCCGAGGAGCACAAAGCCGACCTCATCGTGATCGGCCTGCGGCGCCGCACGCCGGTGGGCAAGCTGATCATGGGCAGCACGTCCCAGCGCATCCTGCTCGAGGCGGACTGCCCGGTCCTGGCCGTCAAGGCGGGCTAAACCGTAGCGGCCGCCGGCGTCCGGAACAACTCCTGGCGCTGGCGGCCCAGGCCCTCCACCTCTACCTCCACCACGTCGCCCGGCTGGAGGTAGGGGAAACGGCCGCTTAAGGCCACTCCCTGCGGCGTTCCGGTGAGGATCACATCACCCGGTTCCAGCCGCATGTACTGGCTGCAGTGGTGGACCAGGGTGGCGGCGTCGAAGATGAGTTCGGCGGACGTCGAATCCTGCCGGGGCTCACCGTTCACCCAGCTGCGCAGCCGCAGGTTGCCGCCGTCGGCCTCCTCTGCAGGGACCAGCCACGGACCCAGGGGCGTTGACCCGGGAAGGGATTTTCCCTTGGTCCACTGGACGGCAGCTCCGGGCAGCTGGTACTCCCGTTCGGAAAAGTCATTGGCGGTGACGTAGCCGGCAATGCAGGCAGCGGCGTCATCCGTGGAACCGAGATAGCTGGCCTCCTTGCCGATCACAACTCCCAGCTCCACCTCCCAGTCGTAGCGGGTGGAGCGCGGCGGCAGCGGGGCCGGGTCGCAGGGGCCGGTGACGGTGTTGCTCGGCTTGAGGAAGACCACGGGGATGGCGGGCGGCTCTGCCCCCGATTCCGCCGCGTGCGCGGCGTAGTTCATCCCGATGCCCACCACCGAGCCCGGGCGGGCGATGGGCGCACCAATGCGGAGCGAAACAGCACCATCCAGGACCGGCAGCTCCCCCGCCTCAAGGGCCTTCCGGGCCTTGTCCAGTCCACCGGCAGCAAGGAACGCCCCGTCCACCTCGCGGGTAAGGGGCAGCAGGCTAAAATAGCGGTCCGCCCCGTCCGCGGAGGGAACCAGCACGGCAGGCTGTTCGCTGCCGGATTCGCCCAGGCGCATGATCTTCATCCTGAATTCTCCTCAAGCTTTATCGACAGGTTTCGGGCCCTCTGGGCCCCGCCTCCATGGTCCTTGATTTCGCTGCGCGGCCGGGAACGAAACGCTTTGTGACCGCTTGATCGGGGCTTCCAAAGGACAGTCATCTGACATATAAGGGGAGCAGAAGGTAGAATGTTGGAGCCATCCTGGCACGAAACACAGAAAGTTCAGTACATGACTACAGCTACCTTGGAGCGCGTCCCCGCCGCCCAGACGCCCGAAGGACCCGCGCCGCGGTCCATCAGCCTGGAGTTCTCCAGCGCCAGCGAGGTCCACGCCGGACTGGAAGAGGCGGTAGCCGAACTGATTGAAGTAGCAGCACATGACGCCGCCTGCGGCATCCTGGTTACCAGGCTGCACCCGGGACGCTACACCGTGGCCCTGGACGAATCAGTGCCCTTCGGCGAGACCTACGAGTCCTTCGCCGCCTGACCATAACCGAAAAAATCCCCGCACACCGTCATGGCGTGCGGGGATTTTTTGTTGCTGGTCGCTGCCGGCCGGACTGCTAGGCGCGGCGAACCTCGACTCCATCGGACTTCAGGAAAAGCAGCTTCTCCGCCGGACCGGATGGGCCCGCCGGAACCAGCCAGATGACATTGCCGCTCTGGGACACCTCTTCCACTTCCCCCGCTGCCACCACATGCGCATGCTTGATGATCTCGACGCGGTCCCCGGCCTGGAGCGACTTCCAGTTGGACACCGCGGCGGACTGGGCATTGCGCCTCGACAGGACTGCCCCACGTGCTTTCATTTGAACTTCTACCCCTTTGTATTGTTCTGCTGCCACAGCCTCTTTGATGTGACTTTCGCTACACCTTCAGTTCTACTACACTCCGGCGCCACAATGGGCCGTGGCGCCGGATATTCCGCACTTCGGATCGGAAGCGCAGCAGGTCCTGAAGATCCTTCGGGTTCAGGCGAGGGGCCCGACGGCGAATTCGGCCGCGCGGAGCACCTCACCTGAGGCAACGAGCCGGTCAGCCGCTTCCAGTTCCGGAGACAGGAACCGGTCCGTTCCCGGACCCTCAACAACACTCCGCAGCGCCGTTACCACCGCGGCACCCGCAGGTCCGGGAGTCAGGACCCCGCCGGACAGCTGGGTCCGGATGTCCAGTGCCCGGGCTGACGTCACCAGTTCAATGGCCAGGACCCGGCGGAGGTTCTCCACTGCCTTGCGCAGCTTCCGGGCCGCGTGCCAGCCCATGGACACGTGGTCCTCCTGCATGGCGGAGCTCGGAATCGAGTCCACGGACGCCGGCACCGCCAGCCGCTTGTTGTCCGACACCAGGCCGGCCTGGGTGTACTGGGCGATCATCAGGCCGGAGTCGACGCCGGGGTCCGCGGCGAGGAAGGCGGGCAGCCCGTGCGACCGGGCGGGATCGAGCATCCGGTCGGTCCGGCGCTCGGCGATGGAGGACAGGTCGGCGACGGCGATAGCCAGGTAGTCCAGGACGTACGCCACGGGAGCGCCATGGAAGTTGCCGTTCGAGCTGACGCGACCGTCCGGAAGAACCACCGGGTTATCGATGGCTGCCGCCAGTTCCCGGGTGGCCACCAACTCGGCGTGGTCCACGGTGTCACGGACGGCACCGGCCACCTGCGGGGCGCAGCGCAGCGAGTAGGCGTCCTGGACGCGCGAGTCCCCCACCTTGTGCGAGGCGACGATCGGCGAATCGGAGAGCACGCGCAGCATATTGTCAGCGCTGGCCGCCTGGCCGGGGTGCGGGCGCAAGGCGGCGTGAAGCTCGGGCAGGAACACCTGGTCGGTGCCCAGCAGTGCCTCGACGCTGAGCGCGGCGGTGATGTCCGCCGTCGTGAGCAGCCGGCGAAGGTCCGCGATGGCCATGAGGAGCATGCCCAGCATGCCCTCGGTGCCGTTGACCAGCGCCAGTCCTTCCTTTTCGGCGAGGATGACCGGCTCGATGCCGTGTTCCGCCAGCAGCTCAGCGACAGGCCGCTCTCCGCGCCCGCCGTATGTGGCGCCGTCGGGCCCTTCTGCTTCGCCTTCGCCCATCAGCACCAGCGCGCAGTGCGAGAGGGGGGCCAGGTCACCGGAGCAGCCCAGCGAGCCGAATTCACGGACCACGGGGGTGATCCCGGCGTTGAGGACGTCCACCATGGTCTGCAGGACCACGGTGCGGACGCCGGTGCGGCCGGAGGCCAGGGTCTTGGCGCGCAGGAACATGATGCCGCGGACTACCTCGCGCTCCACGGCCGGGCCCATGCCTGCCGCATGGCTGCGGATCAGGGACTTCTGCAGCTGGGTGCGCAGCTCGTTGGGGATGTGCCGGTTGGCCAGCGCGCCGAAGCCGGTGGAGATGCCGTAGGCGGGGATGTCGCTGGCGGCGAGATTGTCGATGTGGGCGCGGACCTTGGCCACGGTTTCCAGGGTTTCGGGCGCGATGGCCACCTTATCGTCGTGGCGGGCGACGGCGAGCACATCCTCGGGCGTGACGCCCGCCGGGCCGAGGGTGACGGTGAGCGGTTGGTGCGTAATGGCTGTCATTGAAATTCCTAAAAGAGGTTCCATCGACTGCTCCGTAAGGGCCCTTTTGAGGGGTCATAACGGCACTTACGGAGCAATCGATGCGGGGTTTGGCCGGGTCAGCGATTTTCTGGGCCCACGCGGACAGGGTTCCCTGGCCGAGCTTGCGAGGTTAGGGAGTCCGTGGGGAGCATGGGGATGCGGACGCCGCGTTCCTTGGCGACGTCGAGGGCGCGCTCGTAGCCGGCGTCGGCATGGCGGATGACGCCCATGCCGGGGTCGTTGGTGAGGAGGCGTTGGAGCTTTTCAGCGGCGAGGTCGGTGCCGTCGGCGACGGAGACCTGGCCGGCGTGGATGGAGCGGCCGATGCCCACGCCGCCGCCGTGGTGCAGGGATACCCAAGTGGCGCCGGAAGCGGTGTTGAGGAGGGCGTTGAGCATGGGCCAGTCGGCGATGGCGTCCGAGCCGTCCTTCATGGCCTCGGTTTCGCGGTACGGGGAGGCCACCGAGCCGGAGTCCAGGTGGTCGCGGCCGATGACGATGGGGGCCTTGACCTTGCCTTCCTTGACGAGCTGGTTGAACAGAAGGCCGGCTTTGGCGCGTTCGCCGTAGCCCAGCCAGCAGATGCGGGCCGGCAGGCCTTCGAATTCCACCCTTTCCTGGGCTGCGTCGATCCAGCGGTGCAGGTGCTTGTTCTCGGGGAACAGCTCCTTGATGGCTTCGTCTGTGACGCGGATGTCCTCGGGGTCGCCGGAGAGGGCCACCCAGCGGAACGGGCCCAGGCCTTCGCAGAAGAGCGGGCGGATGTAGGCGGGGACGAAGCCGGGGAACTCGAAGGCGCGGTTGTAGCCGCCCTTGCGGGCTTCGTCACGGATGGAGTTGCCGTAGTCGAAGACTTCGGCGCCGGCGTCCTGGAATTCCACCATGGCCTGCACGTGCCGTGCCATGGAGGCCTGCGCTTTCTTGGTGAACCCTTCCGGATCCGCTTCAGCTTCGCGGTGCCACTCGTCGACGGAGATGCCCTCGGGAAGGTAGCTGAGCGGATCGTGTGCCGAGGTCTGGTCGGTGACGATGTCCACGGTGAGCTCGCCTGCCTTGTGCCGGCGCAGGATCTCCGGGAAGACCTCGGCGGCGTTGCCGACGTAGCCCACGGACCAGCCGCGGCGCTCTTCCTTGGCCTTGAGCACCTTGGCGATGGCGGCGTCGAGGTTGGTTTCCACTTCGTCCAGGTAGCGCTTGCCGGCGCGGCGCCGGAGGCGGGACTCGTCGACGTCGACGATCAGGCAGACGCCCTCGTTCAGGGTGACGGCGAGGGGCTGCGCGCCGCCCATGCCGCCGCAGCCGCCGGTGAGGGTCAGCGTGCCGGCAAGAGTGCCATTCTCATCGCCGGTCAGCTTCCGGGCGATCGCGGCGAAGGTCTCGAAGGTGCCCTGCAGGATGCCCTGGGTGCCGATGTAGATCCAGGAACCGGCAGTCATCTGGCCGTACATCATCAGGCCCTCGGCCTCCAGGCGGCGGAATTCCGGCCACGTGGCCCAGTCACCGACCAGGTTGGAGTTGGCCAGCAGCACGCGGGGCGCCCATTCGTTGGTGCGGAACACGCCCACCGGCTTGCCTGACTGGACAAGGAGGGTTTCGTCCTTTTCCATGGTCTCCAGCGTGCGGGTGATGGCATCGAACGCGGCCCAGGAGCGGACGGCCCGGCCGGTGCCACCGTAAACCACCAGGTCATCCGGGCGTTCGGCGACCTCCGGGTCCAGGTTGTTCATCAACATGCGCAGCGGCGCTTCGGTCTGCCAGGACTTGGCGGTGAGCTCGGTGCCGCGGGCTGCTTTGATCGGGCGGGCCCCTGTGGTGAAATCGGCGGGTGCCATGATGGGCTCCTTTTCTTGGTGTCTGAGATTTCGAAGAAGTTCTGTAACAACTAAAACGCCTGGAGAAGGGGCATCACAGGGCTTTCAAGAGGGTGCTGTCCGGAGTCCCAGACAAGCCGCCGGCATCTTTTCAGCCAGCCTTATTTGACCGGGCGGCCGTGGATTCGGAGAGAGAGTTCGTCGGCCACTTTCTGCACGCGGGCGGCCAGCACCGGCCACTGGTCATGGGGCAGTTTGTCCTCCAGGAAGGTGACTGCGACGGCGGCGGTGGGCCAGCCCAAATGGTCGGTGACCGCGGCGGCAATGGAGCCGAAACCGGGCGTCACCTCGCCGTGTTCGGTGGCATATCCACGCTGCCTTACCTGGTCGAGGTGCGAGGACAGCGCGGAATACTTCATGATGGCGCCCTCCACCTCGTGCCGGGCGGTGAAGGCCGCCGCGTTCGGGTACAGGGCGCGCACCTGCGATTTGGGCAATGCTGCCAGGATGGCCCGGCCGCTGGCGGTGAGGTGGCTGGGAAGCCGGACGCCGACGTCCGTCACCAGGGACGGCCGGTTCTTTGCCCGCTCCTCCACGATGTACAGGACGTCGCGGCCGTGCAGGACGGCAAGGTGCGCGCTCTCGCCGATGGTATCCACCAAACCGGCCAGGAGGGGGCGTCCCAGCCGTGACAGCGGCTCCTGCCGGGAGTACGCCGAACTGAGTTCGAACGCACTGATGCCCAGCCCGTACCGCTGCTCCTCGTGGAGATGGAGGACGAAGCCATTGGCCTCCATCACCCCCAGCAGGTGGTAGACACTGGACCTGGGCAGGTCAAGGCTGGACGCGATCTGGGATGCCGCCATGGGGCCACGCCGCGAAGCCAGCAGCTTGAGGATGCGCAGCGTGTTCTCGGCGGCAGGAACCTTTGACGACGCCTTGGCGGCGGCCCGCGGCGCCTGGCTGTCCGTGCTTAGTGCAGTGCTCATGGCATTGAAGGTTCTTTCTGGGTAGCTATGTCCGGTATCCCGTACTTAAGCTTGCGCCCTCCCCCGGCTTTCGAAGTTCCTACCAATGCGCCTGTTGTCTGCAATACCAGACGCCTACCACCATCCTGCCTGCGTGCCTCAGGGTGGATAACCTGGCCAAATTCAGATGGTGAGCACAACTTTGCCGCGTGCCCGCCCCTCATGGAGGTACCGGATGGCGGCCGGCGCTTCCGCAAGGGGAAAGACTTTATCCACCGCGGGCTTGACGCTGCCAGCTTCCATCAGCGATGCAAGAGCCTCCAGGTCCAGGTGCGTTTCCTTTGCCACAAGCCCCTTGAACTTCCGGCCGGAAAACAGGGAGACCACCGGGGCAGCAAGGGACCGCTCAAATCCGCCGGTCAACTTGCCGCCCCCTTCGCCGCCAATGATCACCAGGGTGCCCTTGCGTACGAGCAGGCGGCGCAGGAAAGACAGCGGGCGGTTGCCGGCCGCGTCCAGGATAAGGTCGTATACCTTTCCGGCGCCCGCGATATACGTCTTGGTGTAGTCAACAACGGCATCCGCCCCGAGGGATCGCACCAGTTCAACCTTGGCGGTGCTGCACACGCCTGTCACCTCTGCTCCGAAGGCCTTGGCCAGCTGGACTGCAAAGGAGCCCACACCCCCGCCCGCGCCAAGGATGAGTACCTTCTGGCCGACGGTGACCTGGCTGGCGTCGCGGACAGCCTGCAGGGCGGTGACGCCGGAAATTGGCGAAGCCGCCGCTTCTTCAAAGGAGAGGGCAGAGGGCTTGCGGGCCACCTTGTCCTCTTTGGCGCAGACATACTCGGCAAAGGATCCCTCGCAGGTCCCGAACACCTCGTCCCCAGGAGAAAAACGGGTCACCCCGGGCCCCACCGCTTCCACCACGCCGGCCACTTCCCGGCCGCGGACGGGAACTTTCGGCTTCCTCAGGCCGTAACCGAAAAGCCGGACCAGATACGGCAGCCCGGTCATCAGGTGCCAAACGCCCTTGTCCACGCCCGCTGCCCGCACCCGGATCAGCACCTCCCGGGCGCCGGGCTCCGGCCGGGCGATGTCCCGCAGCTCCAGCACGTCTGCCGATCCATAGACGTCCTGCACGATTGCTTTCACCATCGATCTCCTTCGGGCTTGCTGGTACGGGGGCACAACGTGAAGCAGTGCGTCCGCCCGGTTACCGGCGGCCCCTCACGGTATGGAATAGCCGGAGTCGAGTCAAGGGGTGTGCGGGGCGGTCGGGAAAGAAGCTGTTCGTCTGGAATGAAAGACACCAACCCGCCGTGAGCCTGATCACGGTGCGCCCGAAAATGGTCTGCTGGTTAGCGGCTCCCCTCCCAATGACGAGAAGGTATTTGCATGCAACCAGCTCCAACCCCAACCCGGAACGAAACCGCGGCGGAACAGCACAACCCAACGGCCGTCGTCGGACACGTCCTCAACAGGGGCCTGAACGTGCGGCACATCCGCTTCATGGCCCTGGGCTCGGCCATCGGCACGGGCCTCTTCTACGGCTCCGCCTCCGCGATCCAAAAGGCAGGACCCGCCGTCCTGCTGGCGTACATCATCGGCGGCGCCGCCGTGTTCATGGTGATGCGCGCGTTGGGCGAGATGGCGGTCCGCCATCCGGTGTCCGGCTCCTTCAGCCAGTACGCAAGCCGCTATCTCGGTCCCCTGGCCGGTTTCGTGACCGGCTGGACCTACGTCTTCGAGATGGCCATCGTAGCCATCGCCGACGTCACGGCATTCAGCATCTATATGGGCTTCTGGTTCCCACAGGTGGACCGCTGGATTTGGATCCTTGCCGTCATTTGCTTCCTGGCCGCCCTGAACCTGCTCAGCGTCAAAGTCTTCGGCGAGCTCGAGTTCTGGTTCTCGCTGATCAAGGTCGCGGCCATCATCGCGATGATCGCGGGCGGGGCGGCCCTTATTGTGTTCGGTTTCCAGGCCGCCGATTCCACCGTGGCGCCCGGACTGGGCAACCTGGTGGAGCACGGCGGCCTGTTCCCGAAAGGCTTCGAA harbors:
- the hutH gene encoding histidine ammonia-lyase — translated: MTAITHQPLTVTLGPAGVTPEDVLAVARHDDKVAIAPETLETVAKVRAHIDNLAASDIPAYGISTGFGALANRHIPNELRTQLQKSLIRSHAAGMGPAVEREVVRGIMFLRAKTLASGRTGVRTVVLQTMVDVLNAGITPVVREFGSLGCSGDLAPLSHCALVLMGEGEAEGPDGATYGGRGERPVAELLAEHGIEPVILAEKEGLALVNGTEGMLGMLLMAIADLRRLLTTADITAALSVEALLGTDQVFLPELHAALRPHPGQAASADNMLRVLSDSPIVASHKVGDSRVQDAYSLRCAPQVAGAVRDTVDHAELVATRELAAAIDNPVVLPDGRVSSNGNFHGAPVAYVLDYLAIAVADLSSIAERRTDRMLDPARSHGLPAFLAADPGVDSGLMIAQYTQAGLVSDNKRLAVPASVDSIPSSAMQEDHVSMGWHAARKLRKAVENLRRVLAIELVTSARALDIRTQLSGGVLTPGPAGAAVVTALRSVVEGPGTDRFLSPELEAADRLVASGEVLRAAEFAVGPLA
- the hutU gene encoding urocanate hydratase yields the protein MAPADFTTGARPIKAARGTELTAKSWQTEAPLRMLMNNLDPEVAERPDDLVVYGGTGRAVRSWAAFDAITRTLETMEKDETLLVQSGKPVGVFRTNEWAPRVLLANSNLVGDWATWPEFRRLEAEGLMMYGQMTAGSWIYIGTQGILQGTFETFAAIARKLTGDENGTLAGTLTLTGGCGGMGGAQPLAVTLNEGVCLIVDVDESRLRRRAGKRYLDEVETNLDAAIAKVLKAKEERRGWSVGYVGNAAEVFPEILRRHKAGELTVDIVTDQTSAHDPLSYLPEGISVDEWHREAEADPEGFTKKAQASMARHVQAMVEFQDAGAEVFDYGNSIRDEARKGGYNRAFEFPGFVPAYIRPLFCEGLGPFRWVALSGDPEDIRVTDEAIKELFPENKHLHRWIDAAQERVEFEGLPARICWLGYGERAKAGLLFNQLVKEGKVKAPIVIGRDHLDSGSVASPYRETEAMKDGSDAIADWPMLNALLNTASGATWVSLHHGGGVGIGRSIHAGQVSVADGTDLAAEKLQRLLTNDPGMGVIRHADAGYERALDVAKERGVRIPMLPTDSLTSQARPGNPVRVGPENR
- a CDS encoding IclR family transcriptional regulator, with product MSTALSTDSQAPRAAAKASSKVPAAENTLRILKLLASRRGPMAASQIASSLDLPRSSVYHLLGVMEANGFVLHLHEEQRYGLGISAFELSSAYSRQEPLSRLGRPLLAGLVDTIGESAHLAVLHGRDVLYIVEERAKNRPSLVTDVGVRLPSHLTASGRAILAALPKSQVRALYPNAAAFTARHEVEGAIMKYSALSSHLDQVRQRGYATEHGEVTPGFGSIAAAVTDHLGWPTAAVAVTFLEDKLPHDQWPVLAARVQKVADELSLRIHGRPVK
- a CDS encoding NAD(P)-dependent alcohol dehydrogenase produces the protein MVKAIVQDVYGSADVLELRDIARPEPGAREVLIRVRAAGVDKGVWHLMTGLPYLVRLFGYGLRKPKVPVRGREVAGVVEAVGPGVTRFSPGDEVFGTCEGSFAEYVCAKEDKVARKPSALSFEEAAASPISGVTALQAVRDASQVTVGQKVLILGAGGGVGSFAVQLAKAFGAEVTGVCSTAKVELVRSLGADAVVDYTKTYIAGAGKVYDLILDAAGNRPLSFLRRLLVRKGTLVIIGGEGGGKLTGGFERSLAAPVVSLFSGRKFKGLVAKETHLDLEALASLMEAGSVKPAVDKVFPLAEAPAAIRYLHEGRARGKVVLTI